The Cervus canadensis isolate Bull #8, Minnesota chromosome X, ASM1932006v1, whole genome shotgun sequence genome contains a region encoding:
- the LOC122435491 gene encoding 60S ribosomal protein L31-like, producing MALAKKWSKKGHLAMNEVVTREYTINTHKCIQGVAFKKCAPGVLKWIQKSAMRKMETPDVYVDTSLSKAVWPKGISNVSHQVHVLLFRKCNEHEEAHQLYTLVSHVPLTTLKNLQLMWMRTNQ from the coding sequence ATGGCTCTTGCAAAGAAGTGGAGCAAGAAGGGCCATCTTGCAATGAATGAGGTAGTGACCAGAGAATACACCATCAACACACACAAGTGCATCCAGGGAGTGGCCTTCAAGAAGTGTGCCCCTGGGGTACTCAAATGGATCCAGAAATCTGCCATGAGGAAGATGGAAACTCCAGATGTGTACGTTGACACAAGTCTTAGTAAAGCTGTCTGGCCCAAAGGAATAAGCAATGTCTCACACCAGGTCCATGTCCTCTTGTTCAGAAAATGTAATGAGCATGAAGAGGCACATCAGCTCTATACACTGGTTAGCCATGTACCTCtcactactttaaaaaatctacagTTAATGTGGATGAGAACTAACCAATGA